A window of Auraticoccus monumenti contains these coding sequences:
- a CDS encoding PAC2 family protein produces the protein MIDPRLLYELDPELWERMAGKQPVLIHLLEGYVDAGQTGRALARHLQAHSEHETLVRFDHDVLHDYRSRRPVITFDTNTWKSVSHFALEISVGTDTRGQEYLLLTGPEPDVQWDRTVAALNHLVTGLDVSMVVTAYGAPMAVPHTRPTLITAHSTDPSRVTDNPRMVDRVDVPASFSAYWELALGSHDQLAMGFAALVPHYLAQATFHQSVVTVIERINAETGLALPTTDLQERVEANLAEINAEMNGSPEVLEVVSSLEAQYDAMQAAPEEYLPSAEELGAEFERFLADQAKDDE, from the coding sequence GTGATCGATCCACGTCTGCTGTACGAGTTGGACCCCGAGCTGTGGGAGCGGATGGCGGGCAAGCAGCCGGTGCTGATCCACCTGCTGGAGGGCTACGTCGACGCCGGTCAGACGGGGCGGGCGCTGGCCAGGCACCTGCAGGCCCACAGCGAGCACGAGACGCTGGTCCGCTTCGACCACGACGTCCTGCACGACTACCGCTCCCGGCGGCCGGTGATCACCTTCGACACCAACACCTGGAAGTCGGTCAGCCACTTCGCCCTCGAGATCAGCGTGGGCACCGACACCCGCGGGCAGGAGTACCTGCTGCTCACCGGCCCCGAGCCCGACGTCCAGTGGGACCGCACGGTGGCCGCGCTGAACCACCTGGTCACCGGTCTGGACGTCTCCATGGTGGTCACCGCCTACGGTGCCCCGATGGCGGTCCCGCACACCCGCCCGACGCTGATCACCGCGCACTCCACCGACCCCTCGCGGGTGACCGACAACCCGCGGATGGTGGACCGGGTGGACGTGCCGGCCAGCTTCAGCGCCTACTGGGAGCTGGCCCTGGGCAGCCACGACCAGCTGGCCATGGGTTTCGCCGCCCTGGTGCCGCACTACCTCGCCCAGGCCACCTTCCACCAGTCCGTGGTGACCGTGATCGAGCGGATCAACGCCGAGACCGGCCTGGCCCTGCCGACCACCGACCTGCAGGAGCGGGTGGAGGCCAACCTGGCCGAGATCAACGCCGAGATGAACGGCTCGCCGGAGGTGCTGGAGGTCGTCTCCTCCCTCGAGGCGCAGTACGACGCGATGCAGGCCGCTCCCGAGGAGTACCTGCCCAGCGCGGAGGAGCTCGGCGCGGAGTTCGAGCGCTTCCTGGCCGACCAGGCCAAGGACGACGAGTGA
- a CDS encoding S9 family peptidase — MPDVPTQPPVAPVRPHVREHHGRVLVDDYEWLRDKEDPEVIAHLEAENAWTEQQTSHLAGLREEIFDDIRARTRETDLTVPTLVRHTTGEGVSAWWYYARTVEGQEYPIQCRLAAGADATPPDLSTAGPDGLPGEQVLLDGNAEAGGEKFFSLGTFAVSPDGRRLAFGTDVLGDERYTLRFVDLETGERLADEVPDTAAGAVWGGDQHLFYTRADEAWRPFQVLRHRLGTAAADDPVVLTEDDERFWVGVDSSRDDRWVLIGIGSKLTSEYHLLSCDDPEGEPRLVTPRREGVEYHVEVAGDRLLVVHNDGALDFALAEAPLTASRREDWREVLPHREGVRLLDVDAYAGHVLVSLRRDGLTGLHLMPRDAAGELLPGSDLTFDEPLYTVSNLGDPNVDAEVFRFAFTSLVTPMSIMEADVSTGERRLLKRAPVLDHPVHGPYRSEDYVQERIWATAPDGVRVPISLVHHKDVRPDGSAPALLYGYGSYEIPMDPGFSIARLSLLDRGFVHAVAHVRGGGELGRSWYEQGKELAKRNTFTDFVACAEHLVAEGWTSHDRLAAEGGSAGGLLMGAVANLAPHAFRAVHAAVPFVDNLTTILDPDLPLTVIEWEEWGDPLHDAEVYDYMASYAPYENVAEVEYPAILATTSLNDTRVYYVEPAKWVAQLRRRVRNGPDRPVLLKTEMVAGHGGVSGRYEGWRETAFELAWLIDQVSGTTQV; from the coding sequence ATGCCCGACGTCCCCACCCAGCCCCCCGTCGCCCCCGTCCGTCCGCACGTCCGCGAGCACCACGGCCGCGTCCTCGTCGACGACTACGAGTGGCTGCGGGACAAGGAGGACCCCGAGGTGATCGCCCACCTCGAGGCCGAGAACGCCTGGACCGAGCAGCAGACGTCGCACCTGGCCGGGCTGCGCGAGGAGATCTTCGACGACATCCGGGCGCGCACCCGGGAGACCGACCTCACCGTGCCGACCCTGGTGCGCCACACCACCGGCGAGGGCGTCTCGGCCTGGTGGTACTACGCCCGGACCGTGGAGGGCCAGGAGTACCCGATCCAGTGCCGCCTGGCCGCCGGTGCCGACGCCACCCCGCCCGACCTGTCCACCGCCGGCCCCGACGGCCTGCCCGGGGAGCAGGTGCTGCTGGACGGCAACGCCGAGGCCGGTGGGGAGAAGTTCTTCAGCCTGGGCACCTTCGCGGTCTCCCCCGACGGGCGCCGGCTCGCGTTCGGCACCGACGTCCTCGGCGACGAGCGCTACACCCTGCGCTTCGTCGACCTCGAGACCGGTGAGCGGTTGGCCGACGAGGTGCCCGACACCGCCGCCGGGGCGGTCTGGGGCGGTGACCAGCACCTCTTCTACACCCGCGCCGACGAGGCCTGGCGTCCCTTCCAGGTGCTGCGCCACCGCCTCGGCACCGCGGCCGCCGACGACCCGGTGGTCCTCACCGAGGACGACGAGCGGTTCTGGGTGGGGGTGGACTCCAGCCGCGACGACCGCTGGGTGCTGATCGGCATCGGCAGCAAGCTGACCTCGGAGTACCACCTGCTCTCCTGCGACGACCCCGAGGGCGAGCCCCGTCTGGTCACGCCGCGCCGGGAGGGCGTGGAGTACCACGTGGAGGTGGCCGGGGACCGGCTGCTGGTGGTGCACAACGACGGGGCGCTGGACTTCGCGCTGGCCGAGGCCCCGCTGACCGCCTCCCGCCGCGAGGACTGGCGCGAGGTGCTGCCGCACCGCGAGGGCGTCCGGCTGCTCGACGTCGACGCCTACGCCGGGCACGTCCTGGTCTCGCTGCGCCGCGACGGGCTGACCGGGCTGCACCTGATGCCCCGCGACGCCGCCGGGGAGCTGCTGCCCGGCTCGGACCTGACCTTCGACGAGCCGCTCTACACCGTCTCCAACCTGGGCGACCCCAACGTCGACGCGGAGGTGTTCCGCTTCGCCTTCACCTCCCTGGTCACCCCGATGTCGATCATGGAGGCCGACGTCAGCACCGGGGAGCGCCGGCTGCTCAAGCGGGCGCCCGTGCTGGACCACCCGGTGCACGGGCCCTACCGCAGCGAGGACTACGTCCAGGAGCGGATCTGGGCCACCGCGCCGGACGGCGTCCGGGTGCCGATCTCGCTGGTGCACCACAAGGACGTCCGTCCCGACGGCTCCGCCCCGGCCCTGCTGTACGGCTACGGCTCCTACGAGATCCCGATGGACCCCGGCTTCTCCATCGCCCGGCTCTCGCTGCTGGACCGCGGTTTCGTGCACGCCGTGGCCCACGTCCGCGGCGGTGGCGAGCTCGGCCGCAGCTGGTACGAGCAGGGCAAGGAGCTGGCGAAGAGGAACACCTTCACCGACTTCGTGGCCTGCGCGGAGCACCTGGTCGCCGAGGGGTGGACCAGCCACGACCGGCTGGCCGCGGAGGGCGGCAGCGCCGGCGGTCTGCTGATGGGCGCGGTGGCCAACCTCGCCCCGCACGCCTTCCGGGCCGTGCACGCCGCGGTGCCCTTCGTGGACAACCTGACCACGATCCTGGACCCCGACCTCCCGCTCACGGTGATCGAGTGGGAGGAGTGGGGCGACCCGCTGCACGACGCCGAGGTCTACGACTACATGGCCTCCTACGCCCCCTACGAGAACGTGGCCGAGGTCGAGTACCCGGCGATCCTGGCCACCACCAGCCTCAACGACACCCGCGTCTACTACGTGGAGCCGGCCAAGTGGGTCGCCCAGCTGCGCCGGCGGGTGCGCAACGGCCCGGACCGTCCGGTGCTGCTCAAGACCGAGATGGTCGCGGGCCACGGCGGGGTGTCGGGCCGCTACGAGGGCTGGCGGGAGACCGCCTTCGAGCTGGCCTGGTTGATCGACCAGGTCTCGGGTACGACCCAGGTCTGA
- a CDS encoding universal stress protein — translation MAIAVGFTTKPEGQAALSTAVSEARLRNLSIVAVVPEDADLEAARTQLAESGVPHEVRPCQDLQPLADALLELAETSTVEFIVIGLRRRTPVGKLLLGSNAQRILLDAPCPVVAVKARTDG, via the coding sequence ATGGCGATCGCGGTCGGATTCACCACCAAGCCCGAGGGGCAGGCAGCCCTCAGCACGGCCGTCAGCGAGGCCCGGCTGCGGAACCTGTCGATCGTGGCCGTGGTGCCCGAGGACGCCGACCTCGAGGCCGCCCGCACGCAGCTGGCCGAGTCCGGGGTCCCGCACGAGGTGCGCCCCTGCCAGGACCTCCAGCCGCTGGCCGACGCGCTGCTGGAGCTGGCCGAGACCTCGACGGTGGAGTTCATCGTGATCGGGCTGCGCCGCCGCACCCCGGTGGGCAAGCTGCTGCTGGGCAGCAACGCCCAGCGGATCCTGCTCGACGCCCCCTGCCCGGTGGTCGCGGTGAAGGCCCGCACCGACGGTTGA
- a CDS encoding acyl-CoA thioesterase → MQELTALLELEEIERTLYRGSQPATSLQRAFGGQVLAQALTAAQQTLQGEQTVHSLHAYFLRPGRTDSPIIYDVELLRDGRSFATRRVLARQGGSVIFTVSASFHVAEAGLEHQDPFPADVPAPEDCPRLSEAMAAQSGRRAAVWEAEWGALDVRYAGDSRRGGVLDGTDHPARARVWIKVAGELPDSPTLHQAALAYASDLTLLAVSVVPHPVVFGGPGLQAASIDHSMWFHRPFRADQWLLYDQVSPSARSSLGLSTGRLYQDGQLVATVAQEGLIRVIDPA, encoded by the coding sequence GTGCAGGAGCTGACGGCCCTGCTGGAGCTGGAGGAGATCGAGCGCACGCTGTACCGGGGGAGCCAGCCGGCCACCTCGTTGCAGCGGGCCTTCGGCGGCCAGGTGCTGGCCCAGGCCCTCACCGCGGCCCAGCAGACGCTGCAGGGGGAGCAGACGGTGCACTCGCTGCACGCCTACTTCCTGCGGCCCGGGCGCACCGACTCCCCGATCATCTACGACGTCGAGCTGCTCCGCGACGGCCGCAGCTTCGCCACCCGGCGGGTGCTGGCCCGGCAGGGCGGCTCGGTGATCTTCACGGTGTCGGCCTCCTTCCACGTCGCCGAGGCGGGGCTGGAGCACCAGGACCCGTTCCCCGCCGACGTCCCCGCCCCGGAGGACTGCCCCCGGCTGAGCGAGGCGATGGCTGCCCAGAGCGGGCGCCGCGCCGCGGTCTGGGAGGCCGAGTGGGGGGCCCTGGACGTCCGCTACGCCGGTGACTCGCGCCGCGGCGGCGTCCTGGACGGCACCGACCACCCGGCCCGGGCACGGGTCTGGATCAAGGTGGCCGGCGAGCTGCCCGACTCCCCGACGCTGCACCAGGCCGCCCTGGCCTACGCCTCCGACCTCACCCTGCTGGCGGTCAGCGTGGTCCCGCACCCGGTGGTCTTCGGCGGGCCGGGGCTGCAGGCGGCCTCGATCGACCACTCGATGTGGTTCCACCGGCCCTTCCGCGCCGACCAGTGGCTGCTCTACGACCAGGTCTCGCCCTCGGCGCGCTCCTCGCTGGGGCTGTCCACCGGCCGGCTCTACCAGGACGGCCAGCTGGTCGCCACGGTGGCCCAGGAGGGCCTGATCCGCGTCATCGACCCCGCCTGA
- a CDS encoding glutamate--cysteine ligase family protein produces the protein MGADVEARSYTREDRRRYRDKVQTDLEALRRMLAEGLVVDADTQAGLEVEFNLVDADLQPDMRNTEVLAAIDDDASFQTELGRFNVEINLPPQSLRKGGLTAFEVHTRDLLTAADERASSIGSRLVMVGILPTLMPEHVRADQISENPRYSLLDAQILGARGEDLVIDIDGGRERLQMVSDSIMPEAAATSTQVHLQIDPADFGAVWNASQAVAGIQVALGANSPYLFGHRLGAENRIPLFAQSTDTRGEDLKAQGVRPRVWFGERWVETVFDLFEENARYFSALLPECSDEDPMAVLDAGGVPELPELSLHNGTIYRWNRPIYDVSDGAAHIRVESRVLPAGPTVLDTIANAAFFAGVVRALAREPRPVWREMSFLAAQDNLDNAVADGIDAVVYWPGAGQVKVGELVLRRLLPLAAEGLAEQGVSGAEVDRYLSVIEQRCLLGRNGATWQTAHVGAREAAGESRERALHGMLGEYIDLMHTGEPVHTWKER, from the coding sequence ATGGGTGCGGATGTGGAGGCGCGCAGCTACACGCGCGAGGACCGACGGCGCTACCGGGACAAGGTGCAGACCGACCTGGAGGCGCTGCGGCGGATGCTCGCCGAGGGGCTGGTCGTCGACGCCGACACCCAGGCCGGTCTGGAGGTCGAGTTCAACCTGGTCGACGCCGACCTGCAGCCGGACATGCGCAACACCGAGGTGCTGGCCGCCATCGACGACGACGCCTCCTTCCAGACCGAGCTGGGTCGCTTCAACGTCGAGATCAACCTGCCGCCGCAGTCGCTGCGCAAGGGCGGGCTGACGGCCTTCGAGGTCCACACCCGCGATCTGCTGACCGCCGCCGACGAGCGGGCCTCCTCGATCGGCTCCCGGCTGGTGATGGTCGGCATCCTCCCCACCCTGATGCCCGAGCACGTGCGCGCGGACCAGATCTCGGAGAACCCGCGCTACTCGCTGCTGGACGCCCAGATCCTGGGCGCCCGCGGGGAGGACCTGGTGATCGACATCGACGGCGGCCGGGAGCGGCTGCAGATGGTCTCGGACTCGATCATGCCCGAGGCCGCCGCGACCTCCACCCAGGTGCACCTCCAGATCGACCCGGCGGACTTCGGTGCGGTCTGGAACGCCTCGCAGGCCGTGGCCGGGATCCAGGTGGCGCTGGGGGCCAACTCGCCCTACCTGTTCGGCCACCGGCTCGGCGCGGAGAACCGGATCCCGCTCTTCGCCCAGAGCACCGACACCCGCGGGGAGGACCTCAAGGCCCAGGGCGTGCGTCCCCGGGTCTGGTTCGGCGAGCGCTGGGTGGAGACGGTCTTCGACCTGTTCGAGGAGAACGCGCGCTACTTCTCCGCGCTGCTGCCCGAGTGCAGCGACGAGGACCCGATGGCGGTGCTCGACGCCGGCGGGGTGCCCGAGCTGCCGGAGCTGTCCCTGCACAACGGCACCATCTACCGCTGGAACCGGCCCATCTACGACGTCAGCGACGGCGCCGCCCACATCCGCGTCGAGAGCCGGGTGCTGCCCGCCGGGCCCACGGTGCTGGACACCATCGCCAACGCCGCCTTCTTCGCGGGCGTGGTGCGGGCCCTGGCCCGCGAGCCCCGCCCGGTCTGGCGCGAGATGAGCTTCCTGGCCGCCCAGGACAACCTGGACAACGCCGTGGCCGACGGCATCGACGCGGTCGTCTACTGGCCCGGTGCCGGACAGGTGAAGGTGGGGGAGCTGGTGCTGCGCCGGCTGCTCCCGCTGGCCGCCGAGGGGCTGGCCGAGCAGGGGGTCTCCGGCGCCGAGGTCGACCGCTACCTCTCGGTGATCGAGCAGCGGTGTCTGCTCGGGCGCAACGGGGCCACGTGGCAGACTGCCCACGTCGGGGCCCGCGAGGCGGCCGGCGAGTCGCGCGAGCGGGCCCTGCACGGCATGCTCGGGGAGTACATCGACCTGATGCACACCGGCGAGCCGGTGCACACCTGGAAGGAACGCTGA
- a CDS encoding sigma-70 family RNA polymerase sigma factor: protein MTSNAQGRIRATEGIDGKDAVGLYLDGIAKTPLLTAAEEVELARTIEVGLYAEQLLAGTVKVKDRPRGYRKATREELEWLASEGQAAQQRFITANLRLVVSVARKYGRAQMPLLDLVQEGNTGLIRAVEKFDYTKGFKFSTYATWWVRQSISRGVAQQGRIVRLPVHVAEQVNQVGAVRRTLERRLGREPDIEEIADEMGVEPDKVLDLMRYGREHVSLDAPVEEGGDTALGDLIAREPMPGPDEVVLDAEESKRLEGMLSHLDDRSADVVRRRYGLLDGRQAKLADIGAVWGITAERVRQIERSAIAVLRQHSSLAA from the coding sequence GTGACCAGCAACGCACAGGGACGCATCCGGGCCACCGAGGGGATCGACGGCAAGGACGCGGTCGGTCTGTACCTCGACGGCATCGCCAAGACCCCGCTGCTCACCGCGGCGGAGGAGGTCGAGCTCGCGCGCACGATCGAGGTCGGTCTGTACGCCGAGCAGCTGCTGGCCGGGACCGTCAAGGTCAAGGACCGCCCCCGGGGCTACCGCAAGGCGACCCGCGAGGAGCTGGAGTGGCTGGCGTCGGAGGGGCAGGCTGCCCAGCAGCGCTTCATCACCGCCAACCTGCGGCTGGTGGTCTCCGTGGCCCGCAAGTACGGCCGCGCGCAGATGCCGCTGCTCGACCTGGTGCAGGAGGGCAACACCGGCCTGATCCGCGCGGTGGAGAAGTTCGACTACACCAAGGGCTTCAAGTTCTCCACCTACGCCACCTGGTGGGTGCGGCAGTCCATCAGCCGCGGCGTGGCCCAGCAGGGCCGCATCGTCCGGCTGCCGGTGCACGTGGCCGAGCAGGTCAACCAGGTCGGCGCCGTCCGGCGGACGCTCGAGCGGCGACTGGGCCGTGAGCCCGACATCGAGGAGATCGCCGACGAGATGGGTGTCGAGCCGGACAAGGTGCTCGACCTGATGCGCTACGGACGCGAGCACGTCTCGCTGGACGCCCCGGTCGAGGAGGGGGGCGACACCGCCCTCGGCGACCTGATCGCCCGCGAGCCGATGCCGGGTCCGGACGAGGTCGTCCTCGACGCCGAGGAGTCCAAGCGGCTGGAGGGCATGCTCTCCCACCTCGACGACCGCTCCGCCGACGTCGTCCGCCGCCGCTACGGCCTGCTCGACGGTCGCCAGGCCAAGCTGGCCGACATCGGCGCGGTCTGGGGCATCACCGCCGAGCGGGTCCGCCAGATCGAACGGAGCGCGATCGCGGTGCTCCGCCAGCACAGCAGCCTGGCCGCCTGA
- a CDS encoding acyl-CoA thioesterase domain-containing protein: MSSLPDPAGLEADAPAYYRRSGPDRFVPTLHAQGAWQPGEQHLAAVSGLVAAEVARHRPRPELQPTRLGYEVYGVIPAAETTVTVRTLRPGRTIELVEAVVEVGGRVVVRAAVWRVLVTDTSEVAGGAPEPLPPPSSLPLVDATRQWPGGFIASLEIRGAEDAVPGRSRVWLRARPDLVADEEVDDTTALMGLVDTANGVAVRADPRRWMFPNTDLAVHLHRRPTGRWLGLDTTQVIGPAGAGTTGSTLHDVDGGFGSAAQALTVRRLPPPPDG, encoded by the coding sequence GTGAGCTCCCTGCCCGACCCGGCCGGCCTGGAGGCCGACGCCCCGGCCTACTACCGCCGGAGCGGGCCGGACCGCTTCGTGCCGACCCTGCACGCCCAGGGCGCCTGGCAGCCCGGGGAGCAGCACCTGGCCGCGGTGAGCGGACTGGTCGCCGCCGAGGTGGCCCGCCACCGACCCCGGCCCGAGCTGCAGCCCACCCGGTTGGGCTACGAGGTCTACGGCGTCATCCCGGCCGCGGAGACCACCGTGACCGTGCGCACCCTGCGCCCGGGACGCACCATCGAGCTGGTCGAGGCCGTGGTCGAGGTCGGCGGCCGGGTGGTGGTGCGGGCGGCGGTCTGGCGGGTGCTAGTGACCGACACCAGCGAGGTGGCCGGCGGCGCCCCCGAGCCCCTCCCGCCGCCGTCCTCGCTGCCCCTCGTTGACGCCACCCGGCAGTGGCCCGGCGGGTTCATCGCCAGCCTGGAGATCCGCGGGGCCGAGGACGCCGTCCCCGGTCGCAGCCGGGTCTGGTTGCGCGCCCGGCCGGACCTGGTGGCCGACGAGGAGGTGGACGACACCACGGCGCTGATGGGCCTGGTGGACACCGCCAACGGGGTCGCGGTGCGTGCCGACCCCCGCCGCTGGATGTTCCCCAACACCGACCTCGCCGTGCACCTGCACCGCCGCCCGACAGGTCGCTGGCTGGGGCTCGACACCACCCAGGTCATCGGCCCCGCCGGCGCCGGCACCACCGGTTCGACGCTGCACGACGTCGACGGCGGGTTCGGCTCCGCCGCCCAGGCCCTCACCGTGCGCCGGCTGCCACCACCTCCCGACGGCTGA